gaaataattctttaatggaattttaaccttcaattattttaaagaaaacttaaacataacataaaacatataaaattatcaaattttatataacataaattactaataaccgaactaatatatatatatatatgaataataatatCGTAATTAcaactatgatatacaaataactAAATCTTCTTCATCCTTGAAAACCAATCATCAAAAGCCGAAAACTCTTTTCCTTGTTACCTCAAGGAACATTCTGTTAGCTTTACTGTCCATCGAGGGTAAAGAAACTGTTGAGCATCAGCAAAACCTTTGGAGGGGTAAGCAATGTCTATTAATGGGGGCGATGGAAATGAAGTCGATGGATTAGAAGATAAAAATCATGGCTGATTttaacaacttttatttttaccgCAAGAGTAAGTGACACCTGCTAAATTTAATTACCCAAAACTTATCTTGCATTCttgatggaaaattttcaaaaattcaatagaatagatattaagaaaaataaacccCCAAATTcttccttttatattttctttctaactttttcttttatataacgGAATGATGTTCACGTAAAGCCCTCCCAACAATGTAACTCCCAAAGCACTTTGTCTTATTACCTGAGAAACAAAACCACTTCCACTTCTTTCAAATACTTGTTGGAATTTGTCTTTTTTAATTCTTCCAGTCACCATCTCCAATCAGACCACATTAGTAACTTTTACTACTGTTTCATTTTAGGCTTAATGCACACTTTAGTCCTTGAACTACatcattttttccattttgatccTTAAAGTTTTTTTGGCCTACTCAGTCACTATCGTTATCAAACTTTCTCACCTTAGTCATTtgaacattaaaaactaatgatAAGAATATACAACCAATCATACGTTGCCACGCGTCACATATGACATCATCGTCATCcgaaaaaccataaaaaatctttaaaaatgaaaaagatttaaaatttatttaaaaatacaaaaatatttcaaaataaaaatattataaagttaaaaaacaatataaaatataaaatttactgctttaaaaattattagaaattttaatgcttttcaattttaggtgataaattttggataaaattttcaattatttaaataataaaaataatagtatttcaattaaataatcatttaaataataaataacattcTTCAGTAAACTTTgatttataaagttttaaaaatattaaaatttctaaatttaaaaatagtaaaaattagtttttgtaatttaaaaagtgtagttttgtattttttacaattttaaaagattttaaggttttttgCAGATGATAATCTCGTAGTAATGTACATGTGGCAGCACATAATTGGCTGATTGTTTTTTCAAATCGTTGAAAGGACTGAACATGAACATACGATAACGTTATGATTAAACTGGAAATGCTTAAAACTGAAATGAGCTAAAAAATACTTGaaagattaaaatgtaaaaagggGTATACTTCAAATATTGAAGTGTGcattttgcatttattttatttgtcatGCGAGAAAACCAGTATTTTCAAtcctgaaaagaaaaatgggaagAATAGATTTTTAGTAAAAAGCAAAGTGGAAATTATTAGGGAAAGACTTAAAAGATTTTTATCAATGTTGCTGGTGTCGCTCGATGATGACTCAAAATGAAAACGATTGGATATTattaaaagggttaaatataaaattaatactttaatttatctatttctttaaaattggtatttatgattttttttttgtcctaatttagtgcttaaatttttttttctgtccACTATATTGAAACTCGAGCCTAACATCGTTACTTgcagcttttttttctttttcttcctctctttttcttatctcttttatttcatttgttcattcttcttcttctctcaaAAATCCCATCATCTTTGGCGCTATTGACATGAACCACCACTTTCCGATATGCGTAATCGTTTTCAAACTTTCACCCATATTAGGAAGAAGGATCAATTGGAGGAAAATTGAAAGGGATTAACTTTTATCCCTCTATTGTCGAATTATTTCCATCATCGTTCTCCGATTGGTTTTGGGGTCTTGAGTTCGGGTGATCACTTCTTCTAGGGAATAACCCGACATTTTGAAGAAGTCTCGATTGGCGAAAATGATAGGGTGGCCTGAAATTGAAGGATGAGATGGTGAAATTGTCAGGTAGTTTGTCAAGAGCTTCGCGAAACCATTGGGAGTAACAGGTGTTGAAAGATTGTTGTATTAAACCCAATTTAGGtacaaaattaatcaaatcaccACCCAATTTTTATGgctgaaaaaagaaaacacaaaaattatctcaatatttcttttaaccccAGATTCAATATTTAAAGACATGCAAGACTATTTGGCTCAAAATAATCATAGGTTCCTTAACACAACATTCAAGTTTTAAACCCCAAAAAATCTGCCTTGAAAAACAACTGACAACCTCCTTTGCAGAAGATGGGTTTCTTGTTTAAAGAGAACTTAAACATTAAAGTACAAAATAGACTTAAGCAGTGATTTGGACTTCAAAGAGagaattgaaaatagattaattGAAAGGTCTAGAGAAGAAAAATGGGTGGGTGGCAGCTTTTAACAaggattttcaaaaaaaataaatgaagggAAAGAAGAGGAGAAGTGGAAGAGAATCTTGCCGTCACCGCTACCATCTTAATAGTAGAACaagaaaaaagaggagaagaaaatctCTATGCAACTCTAGTGTCGTCATTGGTTGGAGAGCTCACCGGAGCAAGCTAGGGTTCAAAAAAGAAGCAAGgcgaaagagaaagaaaaagagtaaaaatgaaaacagaaaaaaaaaaaactgcaaaTAGCAATCCATGTGGCAGCGCATGAATGGTTAGCGCCGCCACATTAGCAAAAATGTAACGGTGTTAGGCTCGGGTATTAATATAgtggacaaaaaaaatatttagatatcaatctacattaaaaaaaaacctataaacACCACTTTAAAAGAATAGACAAATTTAagtacaaattttatatttaatcttcattaaaaacaaaaaggagaagcgaacgaaaataaagaaataatgaaaaaaggaaaaaataaattgctcCAAAAGTGAAAAGTAATGTGATATAtcaactattttaattttgaaaccaAGAAACTAAATTGAACGTAAATGAGGGGAAATAATCAAAGTATTGTTGTTTCAATTACATGATACAAAAGAGTCTTTTGCAGGATAGCATTGGAGGGTTCATATGATGTCTTGTCATAGTcaataaaaagaatttcattGTCGTCTACCTTGACACCACTGATTAATCCTGGGGCAATCATGTCTTGGTCGGTACAATTCCCTGGAGAAATTAATCGATGGATTAGAATCAGCACTGCTCCTGGTGTCTTCACAAGAAAGTGTCGTAAATTTCTTATGTAAATACTGTAAatcgtcatcatcatcatcatcaacgaCGTGTCTCCACATGTTATCCGAAGAAGAAAACTTGAAGGTCTTTTGTTTAGCTTTGATAGACTCGGTAGGATTCATGTAGCTTGGCTTTTGAGTATGATTACTATCGTTTAATGTGCCCACAACGATAGTGTTGCTGGACAATGTAGTCGGAGACACGGATGCGGATGAAGTCGACGTCGAGCTCTTGTCGTTGACTGATTCGGAACTCGGGGCAGACGATGAACACGAAGTTTGATTAGCAGGCCTCGTAAGAATACTGGTTTTGGGGTTCTTCGTTTTCAGTTTAAGAGAGTCACGTTGCTCCGAAGAGGTGGAGTGGAAGCTGACAATGTTATCTTCACTTTTCCGAGAAACTGTGGAGTCAGGCTCTTCAATGGTCCTGGATTCCCAGGGTTTGGTTGACATCCAACGATCTAGCCAATCCCAATCTGGGCTATCCCTATGTAGCCTTTGGTGATGCCTACGAGATAGCGGCTGCTGCTTGTTAGCTCTGAAATTTGGGCTGCCATTGCCATATGATCTTGAAACAGAGTATGCCATTGCTCTCTCCCTTTTCTTTGCACCTTGTTGCCTCATTTGTTGTTTTGCTTTTACTTCTTCTAAAGTTCCAGGAATGTCGCACCATcgtttctgaaaaaaaaaaacaaaaacgaatTAGCATTCAGCAGATTATGCCATTGGTCAAATAGTTGGCAGTAAAATCATAcagaagataaaaataaataaattaaaaaacacctCGGCTTCCTTTGTTGGATCATCAAGTTTGTGCAGAGATTGCTCTTCTGAAGACACCAGACATTGTGCTCTCACACGAGCTTGGACTCTTACAAGAGCTTGCATGCACCTTAATGTCACGGCAGCTTGCTTTCGGACTAGACGACCACGGAATATGGCTTGAATCCTTACTACTGCTTTCAATGCCCTCAGAGCTCGTCTTGCCTACCATGAAAAACGAAAGGTGTATTTAAAAGCAGACATAGACAAAAATTTTCACCAAAATGCGAAAAAGTTTGAGCTCTCATGAGCGAgtgacaaaaaatattttactattatcgAACTATAACAAAGAGTGTGACAAAAGCCAATATACCAGCAAACCGCGAAATGCAGTCTGAATTCGAATGGCGGCCCATTCACGCTTCACAGCTCTGAAATCTTTGGGTTGAGCACGAACAATGGTAGCCATGGCAGCAGCAAGCAGATCATCAGCCATGAAAGAAGAATCGGAGGCCAGTGGGGCAGCTACCACGTGCCGCATTTTGAAACTCTTGGATGAGGAGGATCCGAACCCTTCTGATGAGCTCCTCCATAGTTTCCACTTCTTCTTGGACTTATTATCTCCCATTTTCtcctacaaaaaaaattataaaaaataaaaacactgaAAGCacgaaggaaaaaaaagagttcCAGAAAATTAGAAACTTAGTTATGGGATTGAAGAAAAATACATGGTTAATGGGTTCATGAAGTGGTTTCAAAGTTACAAGTGATCTAAACCATTTTCCTGAGGCACCCATTTTGaggaattgaaaaagaaaacaaaaaagctTCAGTTTGGTGGAAACAGAGCAAGTGATGTTAATAACAAGTGGACTGGAGCGGGAAAGGTGATGTTTGGGTTTAAACTTTAAGAACCGTTGGGTGTTGTTGGGAGGTTAAAGAAGTGACATTGAGCTTTGAGTAAAAGTAAAGGCGAGTGAAGTGAAGATTTACATAGggaatttgaatttttgaatttcgaaAAACAATAGTGTTTACATTTAATTCTCTCAATCAtacattaatttcaaatattaaaagcaTGCGTAAGTTAAATCCAAAACAAGTGTTCCTTTCAtgaacatgaaaaagaaaagaaagtgggCCTTTATTTTCTTAAGAGTCCATTATATTTGCTGGCtggtttttatattaattttgattttgctaTAAATAGAGTTAAGCTTTTCATCAAactaatctaaaataatttaatatttacaaaaatacccagattgaaaaataattacgGGAATAATCTAAAGGAACAGTGCAGGCGGTGCCGACGCGTTCATGGCTGGCACTTATGTCAAAAATTCCCCATCATTACCTGATGATTGCTAggggtttaaaaaaaattcttttttggtGTCGACATTACAATGGCCGACACTAGTATATATTTTCTCAGCCGTattcttaaaatttcatgtattgttcagataaaagatatttttttattaggtgCTAACGTCCAGGCGACCAACACtgtaaaatcaatttaatttttttcagtaatttttggTGCTAACATTGTGGTGATTGACACCTGCGACAGTCGTTGATGCACTTTGGGTTATGATAAAACggggaatgaaaaaaaattgtttagagTGTCATgctaaagagaaaaaaattggggagagagattaatttttttatctgttTAGGGAGTGTACCATCAACCGGAGATTTCTATTATGTATTGGTAGTCATGCATTAATGGggttgaattatataatgtcaCGAGAACTGCAAAGGTTATATTATCAAAGGGAGGAGGTGCCAGTTATGGATTACGCAAGTTGGTGGCAATCTTCGCAAATCGAAACTTGTATCACGAAAACTCCAAACTTTGGGAACGAGATTCTCGATGGAGCCATTTGAAGCTCGGATCAGCGTTGCTTAGTCGGAAGCTCAGATAATAGAAGTAGTTGCGATTTGATAGAGGGCGGTTGAacgtaatatttttaaatgcaatTATAAACCTGATTTAACCAGAATATgaattttctagaaaaaatacttttcaaaatacaTTAGCAAACTGTGTAGTTtgattaatacaaatttaattagtCTTATTGCACCTGGagaattttcataaattattaaattagttaggtatattttgtaaaaaaatgacaATAGTAgaggaaaataattttttgagtaatttataatgtaaaatttttttactcataTGGGTGTCGACCACTATATTGCTAGcaccaaaatatacaaaaaaaaaatgttggcACAGGTGTCGACCACCACAATGAAGGCaacaaaaattaccaaaaaaaattaaatgattttggtGGTGCCAACCACCTGGACGTcggtaaagaataaaaaatatgttttaccCAGATAGTACTTGTACTTATAAGAATATGGTTGAGAAAATACATATTAGTGCCGACCATTGCAGTGTCGacacccaaaaataaaaacccccAGCAATCATCAAATAATGATAAGAGAATTTCTGACATGGGTGTCGGCACCGCCATACACTGTTCCTTTCAGGTCTTTCTCGTAATTATTTTTCAACCtgagttatttttataaataataaatttttttgagttagtTTGATAAAAAAAGCCTAGAGTTAATGAAGTAAAATGTAGAaag
This sequence is a window from Gossypium raimondii isolate GPD5lz chromosome 5, ASM2569854v1, whole genome shotgun sequence. Protein-coding genes within it:
- the LOC105771111 gene encoding protein IQ-DOMAIN 7; protein product: MGASGKWFRSLVTLKPLHEPINHEKMGDNKSKKKWKLWRSSSEGFGSSSSKSFKMRHVVAAPLASDSSFMADDLLAAAMATIVRAQPKDFRAVKREWAAIRIQTAFRGLLARRALRALKAVVRIQAIFRGRLVRKQAAVTLRCMQALVRVQARVRAQCLVSSEEQSLHKLDDPTKEAEKRWCDIPGTLEEVKAKQQMRQQGAKKRERAMAYSVSRSYGNGSPNFRANKQQPLSRRHHQRLHRDSPDWDWLDRWMSTKPWESRTIEEPDSTVSRKSEDNIVSFHSTSSEQRDSLKLKTKNPKTSILTRPANQTSCSSSAPSSESVNDKSSTSTSSASVSPTTLSSNTIVVGTLNDSNHTQKPSYMNPTESIKAKQKTFKFSSSDNMWRHVVDDDDDDDLQYLHKKFTTLSCEDTRSSADSNPSINFSRELYRPRHDCPRINQWCQGRRQ